From the genome of Synechococcales cyanobacterium T60_A2020_003:
GATGTATGCGGCACCGTTGACACTTCCTTTAATCTTGTAGACTCCCCCTTCGCCCAGACTAGCTAGTCATTCTCTAGGCGCGATCGCAGGTCGTCTAGCTCGGCATCCGTTGCCGGACTGGGGGCAGACTCCGCCGCAGGTAAACTACCTGAAGCTGGAGCTGATTCGCCCATCATTTTACGCTTTAGGGCTTCGAGATCTTCATCAACACTGCCCTGTTCCAGCGCTGCAAACTGGTGTTCAACGGTGTCATTCGCCAGTTCTGCCAGGGCGGCTGAGCGAGCTTCCATTTCCATGACCCGTTCTTCCATGCGCTCAAAGGCTGCCATTGCCCCACTGTTGCCCACTTGCCCTAGCATTTCGTTGAGCTTTTGGGATGCTTTTGCCGATCGAGCCCGGGCAATGTACATATCTTTCTTGGTCTTCGCATCCGCAATTTTGCGTTCCAGCGTAATCATATTTTGCTTAAGCTGTGCCACAATCACACTCTGCTGCTCGATCTGGGCTTTGAGGGCATTCGCGGTTTCCTCATAGGTCTTACGGCGCGTGAGGGCTTCGCGAGCTAGATGTTCATCGCCTTTTTGGAGGGCGAGTTCGGCGCGGCGATACCATTCTTCGGTATTGGTTTTGGCTTGGGCGTACTGGCGTTCGGTGCGT
Proteins encoded in this window:
- a CDS encoding PspA/IM30 family protein — its product is MGLFDRLWRVIRANINSLISQAEDPEKILEQTVMDMQEDLIQLRQGVAQAIATQKRTERQYAQAKTNTEEWYRRAELALQKGDEHLAREALTRRKTYEETANALKAQIEQQSVIVAQLKQNMITLERKIADAKTKKDMYIARARSAKASQKLNEMLGQVGNSGAMAAFERMEERVMEMEARSAALAELANDTVEHQFAALEQGSVDEDLEALKRKMMGESAPASGSLPAAESAPSPATDAELDDLRSRLEND